The window GATGCTCTCGGCCTCGCTCACCCCGAAGCTCAGGAAGGGCATATCGGCGATCACGAGCGTCTCGTCGGTCGCGCGGGCGACCGCGGCGGTTCGGGAGGCGACCTCCGCGACCGTCACGGGGATGGTCGAGTCGTAGCCGAGCGCCGCGTTGCCCATGCTGTCGCCGACCAGCACCGCGTCGACCCCCGCCGTCTCGCAGGCCGCCGCGGTCGGCGCGTCGTAGGCGGTCACCATCGTGAGCGGCGCGTCGCCCGACCGGAACTCCCTGACTGTCGTCGGCATGGCGGATCCTCCACCCGCCGCCGGGGTAAACGTATCCAAACCGGCCCGATCGGACGGGTTTATGCGCTCGCGGTCCGATGGACCCCCAGTGCCCGAACTCGTCGAGACCAGCGACCCCGAGGGGGTCGACTACGGCTGGGTGATGCAGACCACCTTCGTGCTCACCATCGTGGTCGGCGCGCCCATCGTGGCGGCGCTCTCGGTCGGCACCCCGCTCGCCTCCTGGGAGTCGCGGGTCTCCTTCGCGGTCCGGGTCGGCGCGGTCGTCTGGGTGCTCGTCGCGCTCGCGGTCTATGGCTACGCCCGCCGGTTGAGTACGTGAGTCAGAGGGTCGTCGGCCCGTCGCCGACGTAGGCGAATCGCGTGCCGGCGCGGTCGGCGGTCGTCTCGTCGCTCGACGAGTCCCCGACGAACAGCGTCCGCTCGGTGCGCGCACCGAGCCCCTCGACCGCCGCCAGCAGCGGTTCGGGTGCGGGTTTTCGCTCGGCAACCGAGTCGCGGCCGACGACGGTCCCGATGGAGCCGCCGAGGTCGTGGGTGTCGAGCGCGATCCGGCAGGCCGCCTCGCAGTTGAGCGAGCAGACCGCCGTCGGCAGCCCGTGGTCGATGTCGTCGGCGAGCGGGAGTCGGGTCGAGGCGTGTGCGCCGTCACGTTCGGCGGCCGCGATCAGCGATCCCACCTCGGGGATCCCGGCCGCTTCGGCCTCGTCGAGCAGTTCCCACGCGTCGCGGTCGCCGGGTTCGATGCCGGACTCCCGGAGTACGGCCTGTATCTCGATTTCGAGTTCGACCCAGTCGACCGCGAGGCGAACCAGCGTTCCATCGAGGTCGTAGACGACCGCCTCGACGTCCGCCGGGATCTCGACGGTGCCTGGATCGGCCGAGCGCTCGTCCGTCATCGGTCGAGGACCTCGCGGGCGATGACGTCCTTCTGGATCTCCGAAGTCCCCTCGTAGATCGGCAGGATCTTCGCGTCGCGGTAGAGCCGTTCGACCCCGCCCTCCGTGGTGTAACCGTAGCCGCCGTGGATCTGGACGGCTTCGTTCGCGACCGAGACGGCCGTCTCGCTCGCGGCGTACTTCGCCATGCTCGCGGCCTCGCGGTAGTCCTCGCCGGCGTCGGCCCGCCGCGCCGCGTCCCGCACGAGGAGCCGTGCGGCCTGGGTGTCGGTCCGCATCTCGGCGAGTTTGTGGCGGATCGTCTGTATGTCGCCGATGGGACCGCCGAACTGCTCGCGCTCGCCGGCGTACGCGACCGACTCGTCGAGGGCGTGCTGGGCGAGGCCGACGGCCTGGGAAGCGATGGCGATCCGGCCCCCGGTCAGGATCGAGAGCGCCGCCGAGAGCCCGCGTCCCACCTCCGTGAGTCGGTTCTCGGCCGGTATCCGAGCGTCGTCGAAGGTCAGCGTGGTGGTGTCGCTCGCCCGGAGACCGAGCTTGTCCTCCTTCTTCCCGACGCTGAGGCCGTCGGTGTCCTTCGGCACCACGAACTGCGTGATGGTGCTATCGTCGTCGCGGTCGGTCTTCGCGAAGAGGATCACCACGCCCGAGCGCTCGCCGTTTGTGATCCACTGCTTCTCGCCGTCGACGACGTACTCCTCGACCTCGCCGTCGGATCCCTCGACGGGTTTCGCTTGTGTCGTCATCGCTGCGGGGTTCGACCCGGCGTGGGGTTCCGAGAGCGCGAACGCACCCACCGGTCTTCCGCCACTCATCTCGGGGAGCCAGCGCTCGCGCTGGGTCTCGTCGCCGAACTCCGCGAGGCAGGAGGTGGCGAGACAGTGGACCGAGAGCGCGGTCGCCACCGCGAGGGTCCCGCCCGCGAGCTCCTCGTTCACCAGCGAGTAGGTCACCGAATCCGCGTCGAATCCCCCGTAGGCTTCGGGGGTCGTCAGTCCGGTGAGGTCGAGGTCGGCGAGGTCGTCCCAGACGTCCTCGGGGAACGACTCCTCGCTGTCGGTGCGGGCCGCGAGCGGGCGGATCTCCTCGCGGGCGAACTCCCGGACGGCGTCCCGGATCGCGCGCTGTTCGGCGGTGAGGTTCATACCCTGCCCTCGGCGGCGGGTCGGCAAAAAGCACCCGCTCGGTTACTCGTCGACGAGGCGGACGTCGAGCCGGGATTCGAGCGCCGCCACGACCGACCCGCCGACGCCGGCCCGTGCCGCGCCGCCCTCCTCGACGGCCCGAACGTCGTTCGGGTCGACGTCGAGCTCGTCGGCGAGCTCCTCGACGTCGAGCCCCGCGTCCTCGCGCGCGTCCCGTGTACGCTCGCCGTAGCCAGACACGAGGTAGGGGAGCTGGTCCGACTCGTAGTTGGTTCCCTCCTCCTCCCAGTGTGTGGAGTCACCCATCCCCGCGTCGGCGAAGCGCGCGACGTTCTGGGCCGCGCGCCGGCGGCTGCCCTGTTCGCGCTGGCTCTCGGTGTCGTGGTCGTCGTGGGCCGATTTCCGCCGCTCGGTCGTCGTCTCGCCGTGCGGGACGCAGTCCCGACAGAGCTGGAGTTCGGCCCCCGCGACGGTGGCGGTCGTGAGGTCGCTGGTCTCCGTTCCACAGAGTTCACACGAGTCCCCGCCACCGCTCGAATCGCCGGTGGAGTATTTGGGCATGGCACGATTTGGGGGCCCACGATAATAATCCGTCCGCAAACCGGGCGATTAAACCGCCGCTCCGCGTGTGGGGCGTGTGAGCGCCGACAGCGACGAGGACGAGACGAATGGGCTCGACGTGACGGCCTGTGAGCGCTGTCCCGACCTCTGTGATTCTCGAAATCGGATCGTCAACGGCACCGGGCCCGAGGACGCCGCAGTCGTGTTCGTCGGGGAGGGCCCCGGCGAACAGGAGGACCGCGAGGGCGAGCCGTTCGTGGGCCGGAGCGGCAGCGTGCTCGACGACGCGCTCCGGGACGCGGGCCTCGCGCGACGCGACGTCCGGATCACCAACTGCGTGCGGTGTCGCCCGCCCGAGAACCGCGACCCGCACACCGACGAACTCGACAACTGCCGGGAGTACCTCGAAGCCGAGATCCGCGGGATCGACCCGGAGGTCGTCGTCAGCCTCGGAAAAGTTCCCTCCCAGCACCTCCTCGGGCGCGACGTCGCGGTGACGAAGGAAGCCGGGGAGATCGAGGAGGTCCGGTTCGCCGGCGCGGCCCACCGGGTGCTCGTCTGTGTCCACCCCGCGGCCACCCTCTACGATGCCTCCCAGCAGGAGACCTTTCGACGAACCATCGCGACGGCGGCGGAGTTCGGCGGAGCGGCGGACGCGGGCGGGGAGGGCGGAAGCGGCCAGTCGCGGCTCGATGGGTTTTAGCGCAAACGATTTGCGCCGGCCCCTCGAACCCCGACCGTGAGCCTCGAAGCACAGCGAACCACGGCGGCATCGGTGGTCGTGGTCGATTACGGCCTCGGCAACCTCCGGAGCGTGACGCGCGGCCTCGAACGCGCCGGGGCGGCGGTCGAGATCACCGACGACCCGGACGAGTTCGATGCCGCCGACGGCATCGTCCTCCCCGGTGTGGGCGCGTTCCGGGAGGGCGTCGAGAACGCCGACCCCTACCGCGAACCGTTGCTCGACGCCGCCGAGAGCGAGATTCCGGTGTTCGGGATCTGCCTCGGGATGCAGATGCTCTTGACGACGAGCGAGGAGGCCGACCACGCCGGCGAGGGTGACGTCGAGGGCCTCGACCTGATCCCCGGTCGGAATCGTCGATTCGACGGCGACCTGAAGGTGCCCCACATGGGCTGGAACGAACTCGACACCACGCGGGACCATCCGCTCGTCGAGGGTGTGAATGGCGAACACGCCTACTTCGTCCACTCCTACTACGCCGACCCCGCGGACGAGAACGCGGTGGTCGCCACCACCGACTACGGTCACGACTTCCCGTCCATCGTGGCCGACGAGTCGGGGACGGTCTTCGGCACGCAGTTCCACCCCGAGAAGTCGGGCGAGACCGGCCTCCGGATCCTCCGGAACTTCGTCGACATCTGCGCCGACTGAGTCTCGATCGAAGCGAGGGAGCCGACGCGGCCGGTAGCAGGGCGAAAGAGCCTTTGTGCGGAGGCGCGCGTCACGGACAATGGCCGAGAGCAAGTCCGTCGTCATCGCCGCCCTCATCGCCAACGGTGCCATCGCGATCCTGAAATTCGTCGGCTATCTCCTCACCGGGAGCGCCGCGATGCTCTCGGAGACCTACCAGTCGGTCTCCGATACCGGCAACCAGGTCTTCCTCCTCATCGGGATCCGGTATTCGAAGAAGCGCGCCGACCAGCGACATCCCTTCGGTTACGGCAAGTCACAGTTCTTCTATAGTTTTCTCGTCTCCGTCCTGCTGTTCGGCGTCGCGGGGATCGAAAGCGTGCGGAAGGGCTACGAGACGATCTTCGGCGAGAGCACCTTCCACATCAGCAACGCCACGCTGCCGGTGGTCGGCGTCACGCTCTCTGGCGCACAGATCAGCTACCTCGTGCTGTCGCTCGCGATCCTCTTCGAACTGTACGCGCTGAAGAAGGCCTACACCGAGATCCAGCGTCAGATCGACGACCACGACTGGAGCGGTCTCCGGGAGGCCTTCCGGAAGACCAGCGACGTGACGACGCTGACCGCGCTGACCGAGGACTCGCTCGCGCTCGCCGCGGCGGCGATCGGGATGGTCGGCATCTACCTCACCGAACAGACGGGCAACACGATGTACGACGGGGCCGCCGCGCTCGTGATCGGGATCCTCCTGATGGGCTTTGCGGCTGCGCTCGCCTGGCAGAACAAGCGCCTCCTCCTCGGCGAGAGCCTCCCGACCGACGACGAGCGCCGTCTCCGAGAGCTCGTCGCCGACTGGGACGGCGTCGACCGGATCGTCGACTTCAAAACGGTGTACTTCGGTCCGGAGGAGGTCATCCTCGCCGCCGACGTGGCGTTCGACCGCGACCTCGATACCACCACGATCGACGACCGCATCAGCGCCATCAACGACGCGCTCATGGAGACCAACCCGCAGATCCGCAACGCGTACATCGAGCCCGAGGCGTAGCGCGCTTCAGGTCGGCCATCCCCGCTACGAAAGAGACTTTTGACGAAAGCGCGCGTCACGAGTCATGGCAGAAAGCAGGTCCGTCGTTATCGCCGCCCTCGTCGCCAACGGTGCCATCGCTATCCTGAAGTTCGTCGGCTTTCTCATCACCGGGAGCGCCGCGATGCTCTCGGAGACCTACCACTCGATCTCCGACACCGGCAACCAGATCTTCCTCCTCATCGGGATCCGCTACGCCGGCAAGGACGCCGACCGCCAGCACCCGTTCGGCTACGGGAAGGCCCAGTTCTTCTACAGCTTCCTGGTGTCGGTGCTCCTGTTCGGCATCGCGGGCTGGGAGAGCGCGCGCCACGGCTACGACGCCATCGTGCATCCCCACGCACCCGGCGAGGGCACCGCCGTCCTCCCGCTGGTCGGGGTCGAGATCCCCGGCGTCTGGGTCAACTACGTCGTCCTCATCGGCGCGATCCTCTTCGAAGCCTACGCCCTCCGGAAGGCCTACCTCGAGATGAACCGCCAGCGCGAGGAGCACGGCTGGGAGAGCTTCCGCGAGGCCTTCCGGAAGACCAGCGACGTCACCACCCTCACCGCCTTCACCGAGGACACCATCGCCGTCAGCGGCGCGGGCATCGCGCTCTTCGGGGTCTACCTCTCGCGGGTGACCGGCAACCCGATCTACGACGCCGTCTCCGCGCTCCTCATCGGCCTCCTCCTGATGGGCTTCGCGATCGCGCTCGCCTGGGAGAACAAGCGCCTCCTCCTCGGCGAGAGCCTGCCCGCGAACGAGGAACGCGAACTCCGGCGGGTGGTCGCGGGCTGGGAGGGCGTCGACCGTATCGAGGACTTCAGAACCGTCTACTTCGGTCCCGAGGAGGTCATCGTGACTGGCGACGTCGAGTTCGACCCCCACCTCGACACCGGGACGATCGACGAACGGATCACCGAGATCGAAGAGCGGCTTCTCGAAACCAACCCCCAAGTGCGGAAGATCTACATCGAGCCCGAGGCCTAGACACCCACCTCTCGCACCCCACCTTTTGCTGCGCTCGGTCGCTCGCTGACACTCGCTCCTTCACTGGCAAAATGTGGATCGAAAGCCTCCTCCTTCCTTTCAGTCAGTCGTCGGCCCGCTCGTTCGGCCTCCGGCCTCACTCACGGTACAAGGACTAACTCCTCCGCTACCGCCCCGCTACCGCAACCGCCCCGCGACGGCCACGAGCCTCCCCAGCCGACTGCGCTCCTCGCTCCCTGCGGTCGCTTCACTCCGGTGCTCATCCGCTGGCAGAGCAAAGTCGTTCGGGAGAGCGAAGCTCTCCCGTGATCGTCAAAAGAGTCTCCGACTCTTTTGGACCTCGCGGAGCTTCGCTCCGCTCAGTGACGAAAATCGGAGATTTTCNGATTTTCGAACCACCTCCCGGTGGTCGGCCACGCCTCGCTCCCCGTTCGCATCGAGGTTCTCGCTTCGCTCGAACCTCGTCGCTCACGCACGACCGCGAGCGCGCGCCACAGCATCCGCACCGTCTCCGCACCGCATCGACCGTCGCCGAAAAGTATCGTTTTCGCGAGGGTTTCGAGAGCGGTGCGGTGGACGGGCGGTACGGGCGGGGAGACCGTCGTCTATATAACGGGTGCCACACAATCACAGCCCATGCCGGAATGCCAAAACTGTGGTGCGTTCGTGACGGCGGCCTATGCGCGAGTGTTCACCCCGAGCGGCATCGACGAACCACGCGTCTGTCCCCAGTGTGAAGACAAGATCCGCGACGGGGCGAAGGTCAGACAGGCGCGCTCGACGCGGCGGAGCTAAGGCTCATTCTCGGCGGGCGTCCTCGACGAACCCGCTCGCCGTCTCGAAGGCGGACGTACAGGCCTCCTGGCTACGGGCCTCGGCGGTGATCCGAACCAGCGGCTGGGTTCCGCTCGCCCGAATCAGGAACCAGCCCTCGTCGAGGTCGGCCCGAACGCCGTCGAGGGTTCGCACCTCCTCGAACGCCTCGTTCACGCGCTCCGCGACCCGGTCCATCACCCCGCTCTTGTCGGCGACCTCGACGCTCTCGCGTGCTATCGGGTAGGTCTCTATCTCGGCGACCCGGTCGGCCAGCGGGCGCTCGGCGGCGAGCTCGGCCAGCCGACAGGCCGCGAGCGGGCCGTCGGGACACAGCGTCTGGTTCGGCCAGATCCACGCGCCGGAGGGTTCGCCACCGAAGACGACGTCGGGGTCGGTGGCCCGTTCGGCGACGAAGCCGTCGCCCACGCGGGTGTAGGTCACCGTGGCCCCGAGGGGCGCGAGCGCGTCCGCGACCGCGAGGCTGGTATCGACGGGCGCGGCGACCTCGGGGTTCTCGACCTCGCTCTCGCGGACCGCCTCGCACGCGAACAGCGCGAGGAGCACGTCGCCCGAGAGGTACTCGCCTTCGCCCGTCACGCCACGGAGCCGGTCGGCGTCGCCGTCGTGGGCGATCCCGAGGTCGGCGTCGGTGGTCTCGACCAGCGCACGGAGCGACTCGCAGTTCTCGGCCGTCGGTTCGGAGGGCCGGCCCGGAAACGCGCCGTCGGGCTGGGCGTTGAGGGTCTCGACCTCGCAGCCGAGCGCGGTGAGGGCGGCCACACTGACCCCACCCGCGCCGTTCCCGAGGTCGACGACCACCGAGGGCGGGTCGTCGATCGGGACCGCTTCGCGAAGCGTCTCGACGTGGCGCTCGCCCGCGTCGATCTCGATTCGGTCACCGAGGTCGTCCCAATCCGCCGGCTCGAAGGCCTCCTCACGGATGCGCCCGGCGATGCGGTCCTGGTCCTCGCCCGTGAAGGCTTGCCCGCTGGGCTGCCAGAGCTTGAGGCCGTTGTCGGGCGCGGGGTTGTGGCTCGCGGTCACCGAGACGCCGGCGTCGGCGTCGTGCCAGCCGACCGCGCGCGCGACGGTCGGGGTGGCGGCGAGGCCCGCGTCGAGGACGTCGGTACCCGACTCGCGCAGCCCCGCCGTCAGTGCGTCGACCAGGAGCAACCCGCTCTCGCGTGGGTCGCGCCCCACCACGACGCGGTCGGAATCGATCCCGAGTGCGCGCCCGAGCGCGAGCGCGAGCTCCGCGGTGACCTCGCTCCCGACCGGCCCGCGAATGCCGCTGGTGCCGAACATACCGGGCGAACGCGCGACCCGACCAAAAAAACGCCGCCTGATGGACGCCTACGGGGATCGCCGGGCAGCCACCTAGTCTACGTTCGGGAACGTTTCACAGACGACCGGCCACGGGGAACCATTATATACACCGTCTTTGTCTTCGACATAACATGAAATTTCAGTTACGATCGGGACGATCGATAGCTATCCTCGCCGTCGCGGTCGCGATGGTCGTCGCCGTCGGCGCGCTCGCCGGCGGCGTCACCGGCCAGACGAGCGGCACGACGCAGGCCCCCGACCTCCAGTCGGTCGGAGACTTCGAGTACGACGCCGGCAACGACACGACGAACGTGACGTTCAGCTTCGACGAGGAGGTTGACCTCACGAGCAGCGGCGGGAACTTCAGGCTCGTCCCGACCGACGGCGGGACGGACATCGGCGGACAGAACGTCGGCGGCAACGGGACGGCGAACCTCTCGGTCGAGTACAGCGGGCAGGTGACCGAGAGCGACGTCGCCCGCGGCGTGGTACAGCAGAACACCGTCAGAGTGGCGGGTGAGGGCGACGAGACGAACAACCCGACCCAGGCGGCCGACGTCTCGAACGACGGCAACTCCGCCGACCCGGACCTCGTGAACGTCACCGTCAACGAGAGCACCAACAGCCTGATCTACGCCTTCGACGAACCCGTCTCCGTCGAGAGCGACAGCGGGTTCGAAGCCTACGCCGAGAACGCGACGACGATGGGCGGCAGCGTGGCGACCGACTCGCTCACGACTCCGACGCTGGTGAGCGTCACGTTCGACCAGTACGATGTCTCCGAAGTCGTCGGCGCGGCGGTGACCGAGGGAACGGTCTCGAACGCGAGCGATAGCAACCGGACGAACTCGCTCGACGGGGTGACCGTGAGCGACGAGTCCCCGCCCGCGTTCAGCAAGTGCGGCGGAAGCGGCACGGACGACACCGGCGACGCCGGCAACGCGAGCGGGCCGACGCAAGCGCCCGACCTCGTGGGGATAGACAACGTCACCTACCGACAGAACCCCGAGGACACCAACTGCCAGACCCTCGTCGAGTTCGACTTCGACGAGCCGGTGAACACCCAGGGCGGCGCGGGCAACTTCCAGCTGGTTCCGATCGACGGGGGCCAGACCTACGACGGTAACAACGAGATCGTCGGAGAGAGGACGAACACCACCTCCCTCACGGTGCCGTTCGACGGCCGGATCGACCCCTCGACCATCGCGCGCGGGTTCGTCGACGCCAACACCGTCCGGACGATGGGCGAGAACGATTCGACCCTCAACCCGAAGCAGGCCGCGGACCTCAACAACGACGGTAACACCGCGAACCCCGACCTGGTGAGCATCACCCGGAGCAGCGCCCCGGACGGCGCGTTGCTCTACGAGTTCGACGAAGAGGTCGGCGAGGTGGGCGACACCAGCGGGTTCAACTTCTACGACGGCACCGGGACCGAGACCGACGCTCAGGAAGTCGCGACGACCGACGACCCCACGACCCTCTCGGTCTCCTTCGAGGAGGGGGCTAACGTCTCGACCACCGCGGTCGGCGGCTCGGTCGATGCGAACGCGGTCGTCGGAACGGACACCACCCGCGAGGACGGCGACGTCAACCAGCCCGACGAGGTGGAGATCACCGGGAACGAATCGATCCAGTGTGGGAACGCGACGACCGTCGAGAACGGCTCCGGGCCGACCGCCGCGCCCGACCTCGAAGCCATCGACGGCTTCTGCACCGGGAATCTGGCCTCGATCAACGGCCAGCAGACGTTCGTGAACTTCACCTTCGACCAGCCGGTCGACATCCGGGGTGGCGCGGGCAACTTCCAGCTCGTGCCGGTCGACAGCACGGACTTCGAGAACCAGCTCTTCGACGGCCAGGGTGAGGTCGTCGCAGGCAACGGGACGAAGACCGTGACCGTGGCGTTCGCCGAGAACGTCACCCAATCGGACGTCGCCCGCGGCTTCGTCGATGCCGACACGGTGGCTGCGCTCGACGGTCAGAGCCCGCCGACGAACCCGAAGCAGGCGGCCGACGTCTCGAACGACGGCAACACCGCGAACCCGGACCTGGTGTCGGTTTCGCCGGGCGGCACGGACCAACTCCGCTTCGAGTTCGACGAGGAGATCACAGAACCCGGTGACACCAGCGGCTTCAACTTCTACGACGCCAACGGCACCGAGGTCGACGCCCAGAACCTGAATCGGACGAACGACTCGTCGGTCATCTCGGTCTACTTCGAGCCCCAGGCCAACGTCTCCGAGAACGCGGTCGGTGGCTCGGTCGACGCGAACGCCGTGGTCGGAACCGAGACGACGAGGGAGGACGGCGACGTGAACCAGCCCGACGAGGTCGAACTCGACGGGAGCAGTGGTCCCGCGCCGGTCGGCAGCGCGACGGACCCGCCGACGGATCCCGACGGCGATGGGAAGTACGAGGACGTCAACGGCGATGGGAGCCTGACGCAGGCCGACGCGCAGGTGCTCTTCGCCAACCTCGATTCGCTCCAGGGGGACAGCGCGTTCGACTTCGACGACGACGGTAGCGTGACGCGGGCCGACGCCCAGGCGCTCTACGACGAGTGGGCGGACAACTGAGAGACACAGTATCAATGACTTCGAAAACACACGGATGGCGGAGGTCCCTTGGCAGTATCGCGCTCGCCCTGCTGGTGCTTCTTTCGGCAGGAGCGGCGCTCACGTTCACGGCCAGCGCGGCCGGCGACACGACGGTAACGCTCTCGCCGACCGAACAGAGCGTCGAATCGGACGAGACGACCACCTACGCGGTCGTCGTCGAGAACACCGATGAGGGTATCGGGAGCAGCGAGGCCAGTGTGTCGATCGACGACCCATCGGTCGGGTCGATAACGAACGT is drawn from Halococcus hamelinensis 100A6 and contains these coding sequences:
- a CDS encoding DUF5822 domain-containing protein: MPELVETSDPEGVDYGWVMQTTFVLTIVVGAPIVAALSVGTPLASWESRVSFAVRVGAVVWVLVALAVYGYARRLST
- a CDS encoding HAD family hydrolase, which gives rise to MTDERSADPGTVEIPADVEAVVYDLDGTLVRLAVDWVELEIEIQAVLRESGIEPGDRDAWELLDEAEAAGIPEVGSLIAAAERDGAHASTRLPLADDIDHGLPTAVCSLNCEAACRIALDTHDLGGSIGTVVGRDSVAERKPAPEPLLAAVEGLGARTERTLFVGDSSSDETTADRAGTRFAYVGDGPTTL
- a CDS encoding acyl-CoA dehydrogenase family protein, which gives rise to MNLTAEQRAIRDAVREFAREEIRPLAARTDSEESFPEDVWDDLADLDLTGLTTPEAYGGFDADSVTYSLVNEELAGGTLAVATALSVHCLATSCLAEFGDETQRERWLPEMSGGRPVGAFALSEPHAGSNPAAMTTQAKPVEGSDGEVEEYVVDGEKQWITNGERSGVVILFAKTDRDDDSTITQFVVPKDTDGLSVGKKEDKLGLRASDTTTLTFDDARIPAENRLTEVGRGLSAALSILTGGRIAIASQAVGLAQHALDESVAYAGEREQFGGPIGDIQTIRHKLAEMRTDTQAARLLVRDAARRADAGEDYREAASMAKYAASETAVSVANEAVQIHGGYGYTTEGGVERLYRDAKILPIYEGTSEIQKDVIAREVLDR
- a CDS encoding helix-turn-helix domain-containing protein, whose amino-acid sequence is MPKYSTGDSSGGGDSCELCGTETSDLTTATVAGAELQLCRDCVPHGETTTERRKSAHDDHDTESQREQGSRRRAAQNVARFADAGMGDSTHWEEEGTNYESDQLPYLVSGYGERTRDAREDAGLDVEELADELDVDPNDVRAVEEGGAARAGVGGSVVAALESRLDVRLVDE
- a CDS encoding uracil-DNA glycosylase, producing MSADSDEDETNGLDVTACERCPDLCDSRNRIVNGTGPEDAAVVFVGEGPGEQEDREGEPFVGRSGSVLDDALRDAGLARRDVRITNCVRCRPPENRDPHTDELDNCREYLEAEIRGIDPEVVVSLGKVPSQHLLGRDVAVTKEAGEIEEVRFAGAAHRVLVCVHPAATLYDASQQETFRRTIATAAEFGGAADAGGEGGSGQSRLDGF
- the hisH gene encoding imidazole glycerol phosphate synthase subunit HisH, with protein sequence MSLEAQRTTAASVVVVDYGLGNLRSVTRGLERAGAAVEITDDPDEFDAADGIVLPGVGAFREGVENADPYREPLLDAAESEIPVFGICLGMQMLLTTSEEADHAGEGDVEGLDLIPGRNRRFDGDLKVPHMGWNELDTTRDHPLVEGVNGEHAYFVHSYYADPADENAVVATTDYGHDFPSIVADESGTVFGTQFHPEKSGETGLRILRNFVDICAD
- a CDS encoding cation diffusion facilitator family transporter yields the protein MAESKSVVIAALIANGAIAILKFVGYLLTGSAAMLSETYQSVSDTGNQVFLLIGIRYSKKRADQRHPFGYGKSQFFYSFLVSVLLFGVAGIESVRKGYETIFGESTFHISNATLPVVGVTLSGAQISYLVLSLAILFELYALKKAYTEIQRQIDDHDWSGLREAFRKTSDVTTLTALTEDSLALAAAAIGMVGIYLTEQTGNTMYDGAAALVIGILLMGFAAALAWQNKRLLLGESLPTDDERRLRELVADWDGVDRIVDFKTVYFGPEEVILAADVAFDRDLDTTTIDDRISAINDALMETNPQIRNAYIEPEA
- a CDS encoding cation diffusion facilitator family transporter, yielding MAESRSVVIAALVANGAIAILKFVGFLITGSAAMLSETYHSISDTGNQIFLLIGIRYAGKDADRQHPFGYGKAQFFYSFLVSVLLFGIAGWESARHGYDAIVHPHAPGEGTAVLPLVGVEIPGVWVNYVVLIGAILFEAYALRKAYLEMNRQREEHGWESFREAFRKTSDVTTLTAFTEDTIAVSGAGIALFGVYLSRVTGNPIYDAVSALLIGLLLMGFAIALAWENKRLLLGESLPANEERELRRVVAGWEGVDRIEDFRTVYFGPEEVIVTGDVEFDPHLDTGTIDERITEIEERLLETNPQVRKIYIEPEA
- a CDS encoding DUF7563 family protein, with product MPECQNCGAFVTAAYARVFTPSGIDEPRVCPQCEDKIRDGAKVRQARSTRRS
- the glmM gene encoding phosphoglucosamine mutase; the protein is MFGTSGIRGPVGSEVTAELALALGRALGIDSDRVVVGRDPRESGLLLVDALTAGLRESGTDVLDAGLAATPTVARAVGWHDADAGVSVTASHNPAPDNGLKLWQPSGQAFTGEDQDRIAGRIREEAFEPADWDDLGDRIEIDAGERHVETLREAVPIDDPPSVVVDLGNGAGGVSVAALTALGCEVETLNAQPDGAFPGRPSEPTAENCESLRALVETTDADLGIAHDGDADRLRGVTGEGEYLSGDVLLALFACEAVRESEVENPEVAAPVDTSLAVADALAPLGATVTYTRVGDGFVAERATDPDVVFGGEPSGAWIWPNQTLCPDGPLAACRLAELAAERPLADRVAEIETYPIARESVEVADKSGVMDRVAERVNEAFEEVRTLDGVRADLDEGWFLIRASGTQPLVRITAEARSQEACTSAFETASGFVEDARRE
- a CDS encoding Ig-like domain-containing protein; the encoded protein is MKFQLRSGRSIAILAVAVAMVVAVGALAGGVTGQTSGTTQAPDLQSVGDFEYDAGNDTTNVTFSFDEEVDLTSSGGNFRLVPTDGGTDIGGQNVGGNGTANLSVEYSGQVTESDVARGVVQQNTVRVAGEGDETNNPTQAADVSNDGNSADPDLVNVTVNESTNSLIYAFDEPVSVESDSGFEAYAENATTMGGSVATDSLTTPTLVSVTFDQYDVSEVVGAAVTEGTVSNASDSNRTNSLDGVTVSDESPPAFSKCGGSGTDDTGDAGNASGPTQAPDLVGIDNVTYRQNPEDTNCQTLVEFDFDEPVNTQGGAGNFQLVPIDGGQTYDGNNEIVGERTNTTSLTVPFDGRIDPSTIARGFVDANTVRTMGENDSTLNPKQAADLNNDGNTANPDLVSITRSSAPDGALLYEFDEEVGEVGDTSGFNFYDGTGTETDAQEVATTDDPTTLSVSFEEGANVSTTAVGGSVDANAVVGTDTTREDGDVNQPDEVEITGNESIQCGNATTVENGSGPTAAPDLEAIDGFCTGNLASINGQQTFVNFTFDQPVDIRGGAGNFQLVPVDSTDFENQLFDGQGEVVAGNGTKTVTVAFAENVTQSDVARGFVDADTVAALDGQSPPTNPKQAADVSNDGNTANPDLVSVSPGGTDQLRFEFDEEITEPGDTSGFNFYDANGTEVDAQNLNRTNDSSVISVYFEPQANVSENAVGGSVDANAVVGTETTREDGDVNQPDEVELDGSSGPAPVGSATDPPTDPDGDGKYEDVNGDGSLTQADAQVLFANLDSLQGDSAFDFDDDGSVTRADAQALYDEWADN